One window of the Staphylococcus equorum genome contains the following:
- the parE gene encoding DNA topoisomerase IV subunit B produces MNKQNNYSDDSIQVLEGLEAVRKRPGMYIGSTDKRGLHHLVYEVVDNSVDEVLNGFGSEIIVTINKDESITIEDNGRGMPTGIHTSGKPTVQVIFTVLHAGGKFGQGGYKTSGGLHGVGASVVNALSEWLEVEIYRDGTIYTQSFKNGGKPSSGLEKHGKTKRTGTKVTFKPDPEIFKAATSFNYDMLSERLQESAFLLKSLKITLRDLRAGKEREDVYHYEDGIKEFVSYVNEGKEVLHEVANFSGEANKIEVEVAFQYNDQYSEGILSFVNNVRTKDGGTHEVGFKSAMTRVFNDYARRINELKEKDKNLDGNDIREGLTAIISLRIPEELLQFEGQTKSKLGTPEARSAVDSVVSDKLPYYLEEKGQLSKSLVKKALKAQQAREAARKAREDARSGKKNKRKDTLLSGKLTPAQSKNTEKKEIYLVEGDSAGGSAKLGRDRKYQAILPLRGKVINTEKAKLDDIFKNEEINTIIHTIGAGVGNEFKIEDSNYNRIIIMTDADTDGAHIQVLLLTFFFKYMKPLVEAGRVFIALPPLYKLEKGKGASRKIEYAWTDEELEQLQDKLGKGFTLQRYKGLGEMNADQLWETTMNPETRTLIRVQIEDELRSSKRVTTLMGDKVAPRREWIEKNVEFGLQQEQSILDNNEIQILEQENPDEEEIN; encoded by the coding sequence ATGAATAAACAAAATAACTATTCGGATGATTCCATTCAGGTTCTTGAGGGGTTAGAGGCCGTAAGAAAAAGACCTGGTATGTATATTGGTTCTACCGATAAACGTGGATTACATCATCTAGTGTATGAAGTTGTCGATAATTCCGTCGATGAAGTATTAAACGGTTTTGGTAGTGAAATTATAGTAACTATCAATAAAGATGAAAGTATTACTATAGAAGATAATGGACGAGGCATGCCCACAGGTATCCACACATCAGGGAAGCCTACAGTTCAAGTCATTTTCACGGTACTTCACGCAGGCGGTAAGTTTGGACAAGGGGGATATAAGACTTCAGGTGGTTTACACGGCGTAGGTGCATCAGTTGTCAATGCGCTAAGTGAATGGTTAGAGGTTGAAATCTATAGAGATGGTACGATATATACCCAAAGTTTTAAAAATGGCGGTAAACCATCATCAGGACTTGAAAAACACGGTAAAACAAAAAGAACAGGGACGAAAGTAACGTTTAAACCGGATCCTGAAATTTTCAAAGCAGCAACTTCATTTAATTACGATATGTTAAGTGAAAGATTGCAAGAGTCGGCTTTTTTACTTAAAAGCCTAAAAATCACGCTTAGAGATTTAAGAGCTGGTAAAGAACGTGAAGATGTTTACCACTATGAAGATGGCATTAAAGAATTTGTGAGTTATGTTAATGAAGGCAAAGAAGTATTACACGAAGTCGCTAATTTTTCAGGTGAAGCGAATAAAATTGAAGTAGAAGTAGCATTTCAATACAACGATCAATATTCAGAAGGTATCTTGAGTTTCGTTAATAATGTACGTACTAAAGATGGCGGCACGCATGAAGTTGGATTTAAATCAGCTATGACTCGTGTGTTTAATGACTATGCACGACGTATTAACGAATTAAAAGAGAAAGACAAGAATCTAGATGGTAATGATATAAGAGAAGGACTTACAGCAATTATATCATTACGTATTCCGGAAGAATTACTTCAATTCGAGGGCCAAACCAAGTCTAAATTGGGTACTCCAGAAGCTAGAAGTGCAGTTGATTCTGTTGTGTCTGACAAATTGCCGTATTATTTAGAAGAAAAAGGGCAATTATCTAAATCTCTAGTGAAAAAAGCACTGAAAGCTCAACAAGCGAGAGAAGCAGCACGTAAAGCAAGAGAAGATGCACGCTCAGGCAAGAAAAACAAACGTAAAGATACATTGCTTTCAGGGAAGTTAACACCTGCACAAAGTAAAAATACTGAGAAGAAAGAAATATACCTAGTAGAGGGTGACTCAGCAGGTGGTTCTGCTAAATTAGGAAGAGATCGTAAGTATCAAGCTATATTACCGCTAAGAGGTAAAGTAATAAACACAGAGAAAGCTAAACTTGATGATATATTCAAAAATGAAGAAATCAACACAATTATCCATACAATTGGTGCAGGTGTCGGTAATGAATTTAAGATTGAAGATAGCAATTATAATCGAATCATTATCATGACAGATGCTGATACCGATGGCGCACATATCCAAGTATTGTTATTAACATTCTTCTTTAAGTATATGAAACCTTTAGTAGAAGCTGGAAGAGTATTTATTGCGCTACCTCCTTTATATAAATTAGAAAAAGGTAAAGGTGCTTCGAGAAAAATTGAGTATGCTTGGACTGACGAAGAATTAGAGCAATTACAAGATAAATTAGGTAAAGGCTTTACATTACAACGTTATAAAGGTCTGGGTGAAATGAACGCTGATCAATTGTGGGAAACAACAATGAATCCTGAAACGCGAACATTAATTAGAGTACAAATTGAAGATGAATTGCGTTCTTCTAAACGTGTTACAACGTTAATGGGTGATAAAGTAGCACCACGACGTGAATGGATTGAAAAAAATGTTGAATTTGGCTTACAACAAGAACAAAGTATTTTGGATAATAATGAAATTCAAATTCTAGAACAGGAAAACCCCGATGAGGAGGAAATAAATTGA
- the plsY gene encoding glycerol-3-phosphate 1-O-acyltransferase PlsY, translating to MMIIIMLILSYLIGAFPSGYVIGKLFYKKDIRQFGSGNTGATNSFRVLGKLAGFLVTFLDIFKGFIVVFFPLWLPVSAEGPISSFFTNGLIVGAFAILGHVYPVYLGFKGGKAVATSAGVILGMNPILLIILAAIFFIILKLTKYVSLSSIIASICCLIGAVLIRDIILVIVSIGVVVLLIIRHRSNIVRIFKGEEPKIKWM from the coding sequence ATGATGATTATAATCATGTTGATACTAAGTTACCTCATTGGTGCATTTCCAAGTGGCTATGTAATAGGGAAATTATTTTATAAAAAAGATATCAGACAATTTGGTAGTGGCAACACTGGCGCGACAAATAGCTTTAGAGTATTAGGTAAACTAGCAGGATTCCTAGTTACTTTCTTAGACATATTTAAAGGTTTCATTGTTGTCTTCTTCCCACTATGGTTACCTGTCAGTGCAGAAGGTCCTATTAGTTCATTTTTCACAAATGGATTAATCGTTGGTGCTTTCGCAATTTTAGGTCATGTATATCCAGTTTACCTTGGATTCAAAGGCGGTAAAGCCGTTGCTACAAGTGCTGGCGTTATACTCGGTATGAATCCTATCTTATTAATTATATTAGCAGCTATTTTCTTTATAATATTGAAGTTAACAAAATATGTTTCGCTTTCAAGTATTATTGCGTCAATCTGTTGTCTTATTGGTGCTGTACTCATTCGAGACATCATCTTGGTTATCGTTAGCATCGGTGTGGTTGTATTACTAATCATTAGACACCGTTCTAATATTGTAAGAATATTCAAAGGTGAAGAACCTAAAATAAAATGGATGTAA